The genomic stretch AAAAGAGCTTGGCAAGTTTGAAATAAACTCTTACTACAGATTATGTTGAAATTGAAAAGGGAAGCCAGCTTCCCTTTTCTTATTATTTTTCATACTTTGACACGGTAAAGAACCAACAACGCAAATACCCATGAAAAACCTCAATAGAAGAAGTTTTATCCAAAAGACTTCATTGACCGCTGCTGCAGTTTCCATTGTTCCAAGTTATTTAAAAGCCAATACGGAAAGACCATTTTCATCAAGCTACATGGGTGGTTTTGCGGCTCCCAAATTGGAAAAGGTGCGTGCCGCTTTTATTGGAGTGGGGGCCCGGGGAGGCACACATGCCAAGTTCTTTGCCGCCTTGGAAGGAACCGAAGTGGTCGCCATCTGTGACCTTTATGAGGATTTGGTCAAGGAAAAAACGAAATGGGTAAAAGAGGCAACTGGTGAAAATCGACATAAAAACATAGCCCAATACTGGGGAGATGAGGATAAGTGGCGAACCATGCTCAAAGAAGTAAAGCCCGATGTGGTCTTTATTGCAACCAATTGGGCCAACCATGCACCAATGGCCATCGGGGCCATGGAAAGTGGTGCCCATGCCTTTGTTGAAGTGCCCATCGCGACCACTATTCAAGAGATGTGGGATATTGTGGACGCCAGTGAGCGTACCCAAAAACATTGCATGATGTTGGAAAACGTCAACTACAGCCGTGATGAGCTGATGTTTCTCAATATGTGCCGCCAAGGTTTAGTTGGTGAGATTCTTCATGGCGAGGCAGCCTATATCCACGAACTACGCTGGCAGATGGAAGAGCAGGAGCGGGGCACGGGTTCTTGGAGAACACCCCATTATGCCAACCGTAACGGGAACTTGTATCCCACCCATGGTTTGGGTCCCGTGGCCCAATACATGAATTTGGCAAGGCAAGAGGATACCTTTGGTAGTTTGGT from Flagellimonas oceani encodes the following:
- a CDS encoding Gfo/Idh/MocA family protein, with translation MKNLNRRSFIQKTSLTAAAVSIVPSYLKANTERPFSSSYMGGFAAPKLEKVRAAFIGVGARGGTHAKFFAALEGTEVVAICDLYEDLVKEKTKWVKEATGENRHKNIAQYWGDEDKWRTMLKEVKPDVVFIATNWANHAPMAIGAMESGAHAFVEVPIATTIQEMWDIVDASERTQKHCMMLENVNYSRDELMFLNMCRQGLVGEILHGEAAYIHELRWQMEEQERGTGSWRTPHYANRNGNLYPTHGLGPVAQYMNLARQEDTFGSLVSFSTPSRGRELYAEKNYPADHKWNQLDFKGGDLNTSIIKTALGKTIMVQWDETSPRPYSRLNLVQGTKGILAGFPTRVALEGGVEGLTEDHHSWVQGEQLEKLYEKYDHPLYKRLNEAAKGSGHGGMDGIMVYRIVECLQKGLPLDQNVYEGCLWSAVSPLSERSVASNGAPQPFPDFTRGNWKDTEPLQIIS